A segment of the Campylobacter vulpis genome:
GTCGGCTGAAAATGTGGAGGCTTTGAGGCTTGAAAATGTGAGGCTTAGGGAGGAGTTAAGGGAGTATGAGGAGCTTAAAAGCGTGCTAAAAAGGGTGCTTTTGTAGCTTTCACGGCGTTTGATTGTGCTTTGCGGCGATGAATTTGCGGCTTTAAAGTCGGCTTTGCTGGGTTAGTTCTGCGGTGCCTTGCTTTTGGCTTAAACTTCGCTTGAAAGGGGTTTCACTCACGGCTTTTGCTGTTTGTATCCTTTCACGGCGTTTCAAGTCGCCTTTCACGCTTAGCTTCTTATGCCGACTTTCACGCCCGCATAAAAGAGCGATAAACGAGCCTTTGCCGCCGCCCGCATAAGTCGGTTTAAAAAAAGCTTATTTGTGTGTGAATTTGGGCGTTAAAATAAGTATGAAAAGGGCTTGAGCCTTTTTTTTGCCTTGCTTAAGGTGCGTAAAATCAAAATGCAAAATGAAAATGAAATTTTAAAGAGCTTTGAGGGCTGTCGTGCTTTTGTAGGCTGTGCTTGGAAGTGGGTGTGGTGTGAGCGATTTGGGTGCGTAAGTTGGGTGATTTGGCTTAAAACTAGCTTAAAATAAGGGCTTTTTTTGTGAAACATTGAAAGAAGTGGCGAAAATGGCTAAATTTTGGGAAATTTTGCGAAAAATGCTATTTTTTAAAAAATGTCCTTGACAAAATGCCTATTTTAGCGTAAAATTTGGTTAATTTTTATTTGGGTCTTTTTTCACAAAAGGACACATTAATAAAGATTTAAATGCTACTAGTAGGCTTTATGGGGGTTCTAAATCAAATCTTAATTTTGTTTCATCAAAATAATATTTGGTTTTTCAGTTTTTCATATTTATCAATCATACCACTACCAAAACGCAAAAGCTAAAATACCGCTCATTAACGCAATTTTTTAAAACTTTTTTGCTAAAAATCCTTTTAAGTAAAATGTAGAGTGTATTTTGTAAAAAACAAAAAGCTAATATGAAATAAAAATTCTTTTAAAGAAAGATTTTAAAAATTCAAAGAAGAGTTTTTACTCTTCTTTGAATTTATGAATGTGGTTTTGTTTGACTAGCGTATTTTACGCCCAAATCAAAAGCCTTAGCATTAGCGTCCCTAGTTTTAGGTGGCACCATATGAAGCATTGTTTCTTTTAAAACATCAAGTTCTATGCACTTACTCATATAAGCAGCTATGGCTAAGGCAACGACTGATTGAGTGGCGACATTACCAACCTCTTCTTTAGCTATGGTGATGATAGGAATTTCAAAAATTTGCCATTTTTTATAGTCCTCTTCTTCAGGATGCACCAAATTTGGCTCAATGACTATAATCCCCCCCTCTTTTACTCCACCACGAAAGCCTTTATAGCCCTTATCTGCCGTTGAAAGCATAAAGTCAATCTCTCCCTCAATCGCATAGGGAAATAAAATTTCCTTTTCATCGATGATAATATCGACTTTAGTAGGACCTCCACGCACTTGAGAAGTGTAAGTTGAAGCCTTGAAAGCTTGACGCCCCTCTTTAATCGCAGCTTCAGCTAAAATTTCACCAGCAGTGATAACGCCCTGACCGCCCTCACCTCCAAATCTTAATTGATATTTCATTTCAAAGCTCCTAAATCCACCATTCTTTTTTCTTTCGCTGCTTTACGCACCTCTTCATAGGCGTGGCAGTATTCAGGCTGAGTATTATCCTCGTGCAAAATTCCCGTTGGAAATTTATCTCTTCTTTCTTCAAAATCCATTGTTTCAAATTTAGATTTATCAACCACGCGGTTCTTAATCCAATCAAGCATAGCCACCGCTTCGCCCATTTTATTTTTACGACCTAAATTAATATGGCAATTTGAAAACACATCAACAAAGCTATAACCCTTGTGTGCCAGAGCCTTGTAAATTAAATTTTCAAGCTTTGCTGCTTCGATAACATTGCCTCTTGCCACAAAAGACGCTCCCGCTGCCTTAGTCAATTCACAAGCGTCAAAATTTGGATCGATATTTCCAAATTGTGCAGTAACCGTATAAAAGCCTTTTGGTGTTGTAGGAGAGGTTTGTGAATTTGTAAGGCCATAAATAAAATTATTAATTACAATATGCGTTAAATCGATATTTCTACGACAGCCGTGTATAGTATGATTTCCACCGATAGCTAAGGTATCGCCATCTCCACTTACCACAATAACATGTTTGCTAGGATTAGCAAGTTTTATACCCGTAGCATAGGCAATAGCCCTGCCGTGCGTGGTATGCACAGTGTTGCAATTCACATAAGAACTCATTCTTCCGCTACAACCTATACCTGAAACCAAACATACATCGTCCATATTCCAGCCTAATTTTTGAATTGCCCTAATAATGCACTTTAACACAACTCCATCGCCACAGCCCCAGCACCACTGGGTTGGTAATTTATCTGCTCTTAAATATTCATCATAATCAAATGCCATTTTACAAATTCTCCTTTACTTTAGCGATGATTTCACTCGGTGTGATAGGGCGTCCATTAGCTCTATGAAGTGAAATGAAGTCTTTTCTTGAGCTTACTCTTTCAATTTCTTCAAGATACTGCCCCATATTTAGCTCACTAACCATAACCTTTTTAAATTTAGCCACAACTTCGGCAATCTTTTCCTCCGCCACAGGATAAAGAGTAATAGGACGGAAAAGTCCTACTTTAATGCCCTCTTCCCTCAAGCGATTGATTGCTTCTTTAGCCGAGCGACTCACGCTTCCATAAGCTATGATTAAAAATTCGGCATCGTCAAGCTTATATTCCTCATAAGCACAAATATCATCTTTATTATTTTTAATCTTACCTATTAATCTTTCTATATTTTTCTTCACAATAGCCCCATCTTCGGTAGGAAAGCCTATGTCGCCGTGATGAAGTCCTGTGATGTGATAACGATAACCTTCAAAGAAAGGATTTAAAACCGCTGCTTCATTTTCTCCTGCAGCATAAGGCTTATAGTCTTTTTTATCGCCTTCAAATTTCTTACGGTTAATAATCTTAATATCTTTTAAATCTGGTAAAAGTGCCTTACCATTCATATGCCCCACAGTTTCGTCCATAAGCAAAAATACAGGAGTCATATATTTTTCAGCCAAATTAAAAGCCCTAATAGTTTCCGTATAAGACTCCTCTAAAGAAGCAGGAGCTATGGCTATACTAGCAAAGTCGCCGTGAGTGGGGGCTTTAGCTTGGAATAAATCTCCTTGAGCCACACGCGTTGGTAAGCCAGTCGATGGTCCTCCCCTCATAACATTGACAATCACTAAAGGAATTTCAGCAATAAAAGCAAGACCGATTTGTTCGGCTTTGAGTGAAATTCCCGGACCTGAACTTGCCGTCATTGCCTTAACGCCACTCATAGCCGCACCAATAGCCACACTAATACCTGAAATTTCATCTTCCATTTGGATAAAAGTGCCATCATTAGCAGGAAGCATATGGCTTAACTCGTGAGCGATTTCCGAACTTGGAGTAATGGGATAACCTCCAAAAAATTTACACCCACAATCAATAGCCGCCTTTGCAATCAAAACATTTCCCGTTGCTATAACTTCTCTCATATCTTTTCCTATGCTAATTTTTTGTATTTGTTATTTTTCACCGCTAAAGCTCTCTCTTTGGCTTCTGGGCTAAGTTTAGCAAATTTAAATTCATCTCTTTTTGCTACCATAATTGCAAAATCAGGACAATGCGTCTCGCATTCTGTGCAACCTATACAGGATTCAGGATGCACAACTTCTATCATTTGCCCTAAAACAGCGTGAATATCATCACGCATTGCTAAAACCCCAGCAGGGCAGTAACTAACGCAGATATTACACGCTTTACATCTATGCTCATCAACCCAAACGGGCGTATCTTTTGGAGCTACTATACTCATACAATTTCCTTTAAGCTAGTATTTTTTTAATTTCTTCGCCGATTAAAGCTGGAGAATCGACAACATGAATTCCATAGCTTTTTAAGGCTTCTTTTTTCGCTGCCGCACTCTCATCGCTACTTCCTACAATAGCACCTGCGTGTCCCATTCTTTTACCCTTAGGAGCAGTTGCACCTGCTATGAAGGCTACCACTGGTTTAGTGATATTTTCTTTAATGAATTTTGCCGCTTCTACTTCTAAACTTCCACCAATTTCACCTATCATTACAATAGCCTTAGTTTCATCATCTTTTTCAAATTCACTTAGTAATTCTTTATAAGCAAGTCCTATAATAGGGTCGCCTCCTATACCTACGGCAGTTGAAATTCCATAGCCACTTTGTGCGACTTGATTAGCAGCTTCGTAAGTGAGTGTGCCCGATTTTGAAATTAAACCCACACAACCTTTCTTAAAAATAAAGCCCGGCATAATGCCTAATTTACATTCTTGGGAAGTGATAATGCCCGGACAATTTGGTCCTATGATTTTCATACCTTTTTTATTTGCATATTGTTTAGCAAACATCATATCCTTAACTGGCGTATGCTCTGTAATCACAACAGCAAGTTTAATGCCTGCATCAGCAGCTTCTATCACACTATCTCCCACTGCAAAAGCCGGAACAAAAATCAAGCTCACATCTGCTTTTGTGGCTTTAACAGCCTCGCTAACTGTGTTAAAAACAGGCTTTCCTAAATGCTCTGTACCACCCTTAAAAGGCGTTACCCCGCCGACTATCTGTGTGCCATAAGCCATACACTGCTCGGCGTGAAAAGTCGCCTCCTTACCTGTGAAACCTTGAACAATAACTTTTGTGTTTTTATTAACTAAAATACTCATTTTTCTTCCTTATCCTACTAGACTTTTTACAAGTTCAGCGCCTTCCTTAAGACTAGTCGCTGCTTTAATATTTTTAAGATTTGAATTATCTAAAATACTTTTTGCCTCTGCCGCATTTGTGCCATCAAGACGCACCACAATAGGAACATTAACTTCGACATTTTTAGTCGCTTCTAAAATTCCATTTGCTATTCTATCACAACGCACAATCCCACCAAAGATATTAATAAAAATAACCTTGACATTTTTATCTCTTAAAATAATCTCAAAAGCCTTAGCCACAGTTTCTGGAGAAGCACCACCACCCACATCTAAGAAATTTGCAGGCTTTGCACCGCTATAATTAATAATATCCATAGTCGCCATAGCAAGACCAGCACCATTAACCATACAAGCAACATCTCCATCAAGCTTGACATAGCTAAGTCCAAATTCTCCCGCCTCACGCTCAGCGTCATTTTCCTCCGTAATATCTCTAAGTGCTGCTATATCACTATGTCTATATAAAGAGCTATCATCAAAACTACATTTTGCGTCTAAAGCGTAAAAATCACCCTCAGCTGTTTTAATGAGAGGATTAATCTCAAGCATATTCATATCTTTATCCATATAAAGCTTATAAAGCTTTTCTATCATTACGGCAAGTTTTTTACTCTCATCTTTATCAAGTCCTAAAACTTTCGCCACTTCTAAGGCGTGAAAAAGCTTAAAGCCTATTTGTGGGTCAATGCCAACTTTAGCGATTTTTTCTGGATTTTCTTTAGCTACTTTTTCTATATCCATACCGCCCTCACTTGAAGCGATGATGGTAATTTGCTCTGCCATTCTGTTAAAAAGTATGGCTAAATAATACTCCTTAACGATATTTGCTCCGCTTTCGATGTAAAGTTTTTGAACAAGTTTTCCCTCAGGTCCTGTTTGATGCGTGACTAAAGTCATACCTAAAATTTGCTCAGCATAACTTTTAACTTCATCTAAGCTTTTAGCAATCTTAACTCCGCCTCCAAGCCCACGACCACCAGCGTGAATTTGAGCTTTCACAGCCCATACAGAGCCACCCAGCTCTTTGGCATTAGCCACCGCTTCATCGACACTAAAAGCAACCCTACCTTTTAAAGTAGGCACTCCATTTTCCGCAAAAATTGCTTTTGCTTGATACTCGTGTATGTTCATTTATTCTCCTTTGTATTGATATTTAATTAACGATTTTTCTAATTTTTCTTGTTCTTCGAAAGATAAATTTAAATTCATTATCTCTCTCACTCCGTCAAGTCCTAGCCTTGCCATAACACCAAAAGCCTTATTTTTTATCCCAAATTCTCCATTTAAAATTACACTCATAGGTAAAAATTCTCCAGAACGCATAGACTCAAGCATTCTAAGACAAGCACTTGCTGGGGCTAAAAAAGCTGAAGTTTTAAGGTGTTTGATAACTTTCGCTCCACCCGTTTTCACTTCATTTTCCACATCTTCAAATTCTTCTTCGTTTAAAAGTTCTGTTAATTTGTGATTACCCACACTTGAATGCGATTTTAACAAAACCATATCATCATTATGAAAACCCATAAGTCTCGTATCTACACTTGAAGTTTTTACCTTAAGTTTTTTGGCAAGTTCATATTTAAAGCGTGCATTATCTAAAACTCCAGCCATAGCGACAATTTTCTTAGCATTAAAAATTCCACTTTCATAAAGAGTATTGAGAAGAAAATCTACAGGATTGGTTAAAATGATAAAGAGCGGCTCTTCATTAAATCTCTTAACCCTTTTAGCACAATCGAGCATAATATTCGCATTAATCTGCAAAAGCTCATCTCTACTTTGTCCATCTTTTCTAGCCAAACCAGCCGTAAAAAGAATAATTTGAGAATTTTGCGTATATGAATACTCTTTAGTGCAAATTAATTCTATATCCAAATTTAAAGCTGCTATGCTTTGAGAAAGTTCAAGTTCTTTTGCTAAAAGCAAGTCGTCATTAATGTCAATTAAAACAATTTCTTTTGCAAATTCTCTCATAATCAAAGCATAAGCTACGCTTGTGCCGACATTTCCAGCACCTATAATGGTAATTTTCATCTTTGCCCTATCTTTGCAATAATATCATTAAATAAAGCACTAGGACGCATAATTGCCTCAGCTTTTGCATTATCAAACTTATAGTAACCTCCAAGATCTGCTTTGACGCCTTGAGCATTATTAAATTGTCCTCTAATCTCCTCTTCATTAGAGCTAAATTCCAAAGCTATATCCTTAAAAAAGCTTTGCAATTCCACATCTTGTGCCTGTCTTGATAGATGATTTGCCCAATACATCGCTAAATAAAAATGGCTTGTGCGATTATCATCTTCACCAACTTTACGCGAAGGTGTTTTATTATTTTCAAGCCACTCGCCAATGGCTTCATCTAGGCAACTAGCTAAAACTTCAGCCTTATTTGATTTACATTTTTGTGCGTAAAATTCTAAACTTGCCTGTAAGGCTAAAAATTCGCCCAAACTATCCCAACGCAAATGATTCTCCTCGACAAGTTGCTCTACTTGTTTAGGTGCTGACCCCCCTGCTCCTGTTTCAAACATTGCACCGCCATTTAGCATAGGCACGATTGAAAGCATTTTAGCACTTGTGCCAAGCTCTAAAATAGGAAATAAATCAGTTAAATAATCCCTTAAAACATTACCCGTAATTGCGATGACATTTTTTCCAGCTCTAATTAATTCTAAGCTTTTCAAACAAGCCTCATAAGGAGCTAAAATTTTAATTTCTTTGCCTTTTGCTTTAAGTTCTTTTTGCACTAAATCTATCATTATTTTATCACTTGCTCTTTTTTCATCAAGCCAAAAAATCGCTTCATCGCCGCTTAATTCTTGCCTTTGAATTCCTAA
Coding sequences within it:
- a CDS encoding 2-oxoacid:acceptor oxidoreductase family protein, producing the protein MKYQLRFGGEGGQGVITAGEILAEAAIKEGRQAFKASTYTSQVRGGPTKVDIIIDEKEILFPYAIEGEIDFMLSTADKGYKGFRGGVKEGGIIVIEPNLVHPEEEDYKKWQIFEIPIITIAKEEVGNVATQSVVALAIAAYMSKCIELDVLKETMLHMVPPKTRDANAKAFDLGVKYASQTKPHS
- a CDS encoding 2-oxoglutarate ferredoxin oxidoreductase subunit beta — encoded protein: MAFDYDEYLRADKLPTQWCWGCGDGVVLKCIIRAIQKLGWNMDDVCLVSGIGCSGRMSSYVNCNTVHTTHGRAIAYATGIKLANPSKHVIVVSGDGDTLAIGGNHTIHGCRRNIDLTHIVINNFIYGLTNSQTSPTTPKGFYTVTAQFGNIDPNFDACELTKAAGASFVARGNVIEAAKLENLIYKALAHKGYSFVDVFSNCHINLGRKNKMGEAVAMLDWIKNRVVDKSKFETMDFEERRDKFPTGILHEDNTQPEYCHAYEEVRKAAKEKRMVDLGALK
- a CDS encoding 2-oxoglutarate synthase subunit alpha gives rise to the protein MREVIATGNVLIAKAAIDCGCKFFGGYPITPSSEIAHELSHMLPANDGTFIQMEDEISGISVAIGAAMSGVKAMTASSGPGISLKAEQIGLAFIAEIPLVIVNVMRGGPSTGLPTRVAQGDLFQAKAPTHGDFASIAIAPASLEESYTETIRAFNLAEKYMTPVFLLMDETVGHMNGKALLPDLKDIKIINRKKFEGDKKDYKPYAAGENEAAVLNPFFEGYRYHITGLHHGDIGFPTEDGAIVKKNIERLIGKIKNNKDDICAYEEYKLDDAEFLIIAYGSVSRSAKEAINRLREEGIKVGLFRPITLYPVAEEKIAEVVAKFKKVMVSELNMGQYLEEIERVSSRKDFISLHRANGRPITPSEIIAKVKENL
- a CDS encoding 4Fe-4S binding protein, with amino-acid sequence MSIVAPKDTPVWVDEHRCKACNICVSYCPAGVLAMRDDIHAVLGQMIEVVHPESCIGCTECETHCPDFAIMVAKRDEFKFAKLSPEAKERALAVKNNKYKKLA
- the sucD gene encoding succinate--CoA ligase subunit alpha, translated to MSILVNKNTKVIVQGFTGKEATFHAEQCMAYGTQIVGGVTPFKGGTEHLGKPVFNTVSEAVKATKADVSLIFVPAFAVGDSVIEAADAGIKLAVVITEHTPVKDMMFAKQYANKKGMKIIGPNCPGIITSQECKLGIMPGFIFKKGCVGLISKSGTLTYEAANQVAQSGYGISTAVGIGGDPIIGLAYKELLSEFEKDDETKAIVMIGEIGGSLEVEAAKFIKENITKPVVAFIAGATAPKGKRMGHAGAIVGSSDESAAAKKEALKSYGIHVVDSPALIGEEIKKILA
- the sucC gene encoding ADP-forming succinate--CoA ligase subunit beta, which encodes MNIHEYQAKAIFAENGVPTLKGRVAFSVDEAVANAKELGGSVWAVKAQIHAGGRGLGGGVKIAKSLDEVKSYAEQILGMTLVTHQTGPEGKLVQKLYIESGANIVKEYYLAILFNRMAEQITIIASSEGGMDIEKVAKENPEKIAKVGIDPQIGFKLFHALEVAKVLGLDKDESKKLAVMIEKLYKLYMDKDMNMLEINPLIKTAEGDFYALDAKCSFDDSSLYRHSDIAALRDITEENDAEREAGEFGLSYVKLDGDVACMVNGAGLAMATMDIINYSGAKPANFLDVGGGASPETVAKAFEIILRDKNVKVIFINIFGGIVRCDRIANGILEATKNVEVNVPIVVRLDGTNAAEAKSILDNSNLKNIKAATSLKEGAELVKSLVG
- a CDS encoding malate dehydrogenase translates to MKITIIGAGNVGTSVAYALIMREFAKEIVLIDINDDLLLAKELELSQSIAALNLDIELICTKEYSYTQNSQIILFTAGLARKDGQSRDELLQINANIMLDCAKRVKRFNEEPLFIILTNPVDFLLNTLYESGIFNAKKIVAMAGVLDNARFKYELAKKLKVKTSSVDTRLMGFHNDDMVLLKSHSSVGNHKLTELLNEEEFEDVENEVKTGGAKVIKHLKTSAFLAPASACLRMLESMRSGEFLPMSVILNGEFGIKNKAFGVMARLGLDGVREIMNLNLSFEEQEKLEKSLIKYQYKGE